Proteins encoded in a region of the Saccharothrix ecbatanensis genome:
- the murJ gene encoding murein biosynthesis integral membrane protein MurJ: MAQEQEQQGPSLARASGSMAIATIVSRASGLLSKLLLITILGINVLSDSYNVASTLPTMINELLLGGVLTSVAIPLLVRAEKEDGDGGESYAQWLITMSAVVLGIGTVIAVACAPLLTAMFIGSSKANPALVTAFAYLVLPGIVFYGLSAMLSAILNTRHVFGLPTWAPVLNNVVVILTLGVYWLMPGEISLDPVRMGEPKLLVLGLGTMLGVGVQAAVLLPALRRTGFRFRWRWGWDRRLSEFGGLAFWVLLYVALGFVSMMVLTRVATNDDGAITAYNMQWLIAQVPYGVLGVSLLTALMPKMSRAAAANDNDSLVGDLSFGNRMSAILLMPFSALMTVAGVSIGLALFSFGESGHEGGESIGTALALSAFGLVPYAITLLQLRVFYAMKDARTPTLIQAIIVAVRIALLYGFLAFSPPGKLAVGVSIAMSLSFVVGALVGQLWLRIRLGRLRTGYTAWTICLTVVASAIAFGAATGLAWLAVRVLGIESRFVGAWVEVAIQAIVGLPLTFLLLALFRVPEVKPAVAKISRLVGRR, from the coding sequence GTGGCCCAGGAGCAAGAGCAGCAAGGCCCGTCGCTGGCACGTGCCAGCGGCTCCATGGCCATCGCCACCATCGTCAGCCGGGCCTCCGGCCTGCTGTCCAAGCTGCTGCTGATCACGATCCTCGGCATCAACGTGCTGAGCGACTCCTACAACGTCGCCTCCACGCTGCCGACGATGATCAACGAGCTGCTCCTCGGCGGCGTGCTGACCAGCGTGGCCATCCCGCTGCTGGTGCGCGCCGAGAAGGAGGACGGCGACGGCGGCGAGTCGTACGCCCAGTGGCTGATCACCATGTCGGCGGTGGTGCTGGGCATCGGCACGGTCATCGCGGTCGCGTGCGCGCCGCTGCTGACCGCGATGTTCATCGGCTCGTCGAAGGCCAACCCGGCGCTGGTCACCGCGTTCGCGTACCTGGTGCTGCCGGGGATCGTGTTCTACGGGCTGTCGGCGATGCTCAGCGCGATCCTGAACACCCGGCACGTGTTCGGCCTGCCCACGTGGGCGCCGGTGCTGAACAACGTCGTGGTGATCCTGACGCTCGGCGTGTACTGGCTGATGCCGGGGGAGATCTCGCTCGACCCGGTGCGGATGGGCGAGCCGAAGCTGCTGGTCCTCGGCCTCGGCACGATGCTCGGCGTCGGCGTGCAGGCTGCCGTGCTGCTGCCCGCGCTGCGGCGGACCGGATTCCGGTTCCGCTGGCGGTGGGGCTGGGACCGGCGGCTGTCGGAGTTCGGCGGCCTGGCGTTCTGGGTGCTGCTGTACGTGGCGCTCGGTTTCGTCAGCATGATGGTGTTGACCAGGGTCGCGACGAACGACGACGGCGCGATCACGGCGTACAACATGCAGTGGCTGATCGCCCAGGTGCCGTACGGCGTGCTCGGCGTGTCGCTGCTGACCGCGTTGATGCCGAAGATGAGCCGTGCCGCGGCGGCGAACGACAACGACTCGCTGGTCGGCGACCTGTCGTTCGGCAACCGGATGTCGGCGATCCTGCTGATGCCGTTCAGCGCGCTGATGACGGTCGCCGGCGTCTCGATCGGTCTGGCCTTGTTCTCGTTCGGCGAGTCGGGCCACGAGGGTGGCGAGTCGATCGGCACGGCGCTGGCGCTGTCCGCGTTCGGGCTGGTGCCCTACGCGATCACCCTGCTCCAGCTGCGGGTGTTCTACGCGATGAAGGACGCCCGGACGCCCACGCTCATCCAGGCGATCATCGTGGCGGTGCGGATCGCTCTGCTGTACGGGTTCCTGGCGTTCTCGCCGCCCGGGAAGCTCGCGGTCGGCGTGTCGATCGCGATGTCGCTCAGCTTCGTGGTCGGCGCGTTGGTGGGTCAGCTGTGGCTGCGCATCCGGCTCGGCCGACTGCGCACCGGTTACACAGCGTGGACGATCTGCCTCACGGTCGTGGCGTCCGCGATCGCGTTCGGAGCAGCCACCGGACTGGCGTGGCTCGCCGTCCGCGTACTGGGAATCGAGTCCCGCTTCGTGGGTGCGTGGGTGGAAGTCGCGATCCAGGCGATCGTCGGACTGCCGCTGACTTTCCTGTTGCTGGCCCTGTTCCGAGTACCCGAAGTAAAGCCGGCGGTCGCCAAGATCAGTCGTTTGGTGGGGCGGCGATGA
- a CDS encoding protein kinase family protein, producing MSSGPIQNTSLVPGGVIGDGRYRLLAQSGVDRRCDAHLWRARDGQLNRDVALTILVGSAADHAAAARAKRTAERAMHAASFTHPGVSRVIDVLTPGAGIKPEEGILAVIVAEWTQGTDLMDLIAEGPLPAGAATRLLGPLGAAIEGAHHAGLVLGADHPHRIRVTSDGRLRLAFPGPRPDAIARDDVKGLGAILYLLLTGKWALPDGPDGVPAAPTGPDGSVLAPSALHPYVPHELSSVAVRSLEDTSVGGIRTSAAILQVLDQIAQSEAQTALIEPVQDDGAVWTTQRPAHDKGRKRKLLISVAVLAVATLAVIVWLGMQIVSFFSDEPAGNGGPTVVIGQSNPPGESGQPAPPAPQPAGPVQPASVGVYDVTNQPDNANRANRAVDNNPTTVWQTENYFQPFPALKPGIGLMAGFAEPVKLASVTITSPSADTMVEIRVAGAPGAPLTETKVIATATLSAGQTQIQLNDHDPTQHVLVWITKLSGSGKNNKSEIAELVYTRAQ from the coding sequence GTGAGCAGCGGTCCGATCCAGAACACCTCGCTGGTGCCCGGCGGGGTGATCGGCGACGGCCGGTACCGGCTGCTGGCGCAGTCCGGTGTGGACCGCAGGTGCGACGCGCACCTGTGGCGGGCGCGGGACGGCCAGCTCAACCGGGACGTGGCGTTGACCATCCTGGTGGGCAGCGCGGCCGACCACGCCGCGGCGGCGCGGGCCAAGCGGACCGCGGAACGCGCGATGCACGCGGCCAGCTTCACCCATCCCGGTGTGTCCCGGGTGATCGACGTGCTGACTCCCGGTGCCGGGATCAAGCCCGAAGAGGGCATCCTCGCCGTGATCGTGGCCGAGTGGACCCAGGGCACCGATCTGATGGACCTGATCGCCGAGGGGCCGTTGCCGGCGGGTGCGGCGACGCGGCTGCTCGGTCCGTTGGGCGCGGCGATCGAGGGCGCGCACCACGCCGGTCTGGTGCTCGGCGCCGACCACCCGCACCGGATCCGCGTGACGTCCGACGGACGGCTGCGGTTGGCGTTCCCCGGTCCAAGGCCGGATGCGATCGCGCGGGACGACGTCAAGGGCCTGGGCGCGATCCTGTACCTGTTGCTGACCGGGAAGTGGGCGTTGCCGGACGGTCCGGACGGCGTGCCGGCCGCGCCGACGGGGCCGGACGGTTCGGTGCTCGCGCCGAGCGCGCTGCACCCGTACGTGCCGCACGAGCTGTCGTCGGTTGCCGTGCGGAGCCTGGAGGACACCAGCGTCGGCGGCATCCGGACGAGCGCCGCGATCCTCCAGGTGCTGGACCAGATCGCCCAGTCCGAGGCGCAGACCGCGCTGATCGAGCCGGTCCAGGACGACGGCGCGGTGTGGACCACGCAGCGGCCGGCGCACGACAAGGGCCGCAAGCGGAAGCTGCTGATCAGCGTGGCGGTGCTCGCGGTGGCGACGCTGGCCGTGATCGTCTGGCTGGGCATGCAGATCGTGAGCTTCTTCAGCGACGAGCCGGCCGGCAACGGCGGGCCGACGGTGGTGATCGGCCAGTCCAACCCGCCGGGCGAGAGCGGCCAACCCGCACCGCCCGCGCCCCAGCCGGCCGGTCCCGTGCAGCCCGCGTCGGTCGGCGTGTACGACGTGACCAACCAGCCGGACAACGCCAACCGGGCGAACCGCGCGGTCGACAACAACCCGACCACGGTGTGGCAGACGGAGAACTACTTCCAGCCGTTCCCGGCGTTGAAGCCGGGGATCGGGCTGATGGCGGGGTTCGCCGAGCCGGTGAAGCTCGCGTCGGTGACGATCACGTCGCCCAGCGCGGACACGATGGTGGAGATCCGGGTCGCCGGCGCACCGGGCGCGCCACTGACCGAGACCAAGGTCATCGCCACCGCGACCCTGTCCGCCGGCCAGACCCAGATCCAGCTGAACGACCACGACCCGACCCAGCACGTGCTGGTGTGGATCACGAAGCTCTCGGGCAGCGGCAAGAACAACAAGTCCGAGATAGCGGAACTCGTCTACACCCGCGCCCAATAA
- a CDS encoding TetR/AcrR family transcriptional regulator, producing MTSTNPGLRELKKQETRQLISDHATRLFIERGFEETTIADIAEAARVAKKTVTNYFARKEDLALDQHEEFTAGLARTVAARGVGESALAALRAAFMRAAAGHDPVIGFSGQPFARMIVDSPTLTARLRELHETREEALAATLTAETAAEPDDITPRAVATQLGAAHRLLFGEALRLTVEGHDNPHIAATVTRAAERVFDLLEPTLGSYAIRT from the coding sequence ATGACCAGCACAAACCCCGGCCTTCGGGAGCTGAAGAAGCAGGAGACGCGCCAGCTGATCTCCGACCACGCCACCCGGCTGTTCATCGAGCGGGGGTTCGAGGAGACGACCATCGCCGACATCGCGGAGGCCGCGCGGGTGGCGAAGAAGACCGTGACCAACTACTTCGCGCGCAAAGAGGACCTGGCCCTCGACCAGCACGAGGAGTTCACCGCCGGCCTGGCCCGCACGGTGGCCGCGCGGGGTGTCGGCGAGTCGGCGTTGGCGGCGCTGCGTGCGGCGTTCATGCGCGCGGCGGCCGGGCACGACCCGGTGATCGGCTTCTCGGGTCAGCCGTTCGCCCGGATGATCGTGGACAGCCCCACCCTCACCGCGCGCCTGCGTGAACTGCACGAGACGCGCGAGGAAGCCCTGGCCGCGACCTTGACCGCGGAAACCGCCGCCGAGCCCGACGACATCACGCCGAGGGCGGTCGCCACCCAGCTGGGCGCGGCGCACCGGCTGCTGTTCGGGGAGGCGCTGCGGCTGACCGTGGAGGGACACGACAACCCGCACATCGCCGCCACCGTCACCCGTGCCGCGGAGCGCGTCTTCGACCTGCTCGAACCGACCCTGGGCAGCTACGCGATCCGCACCTGA
- a CDS encoding VOC family protein produces MITRSTLSLNVDDVTASSDFFTTHFGYTQQMAADGFASLSHEGAVDIVLLRRGVEVLPEGFRDQHAAGLIVAFTVDDLAAEHDRLRAAGVEITMPLREESWGERLFQVTDPNGVIVQLVEWANL; encoded by the coding sequence TTGATCACCAGGTCCACGCTGTCCCTCAACGTCGACGACGTCACCGCGTCGAGCGACTTCTTCACCACCCATTTCGGCTACACGCAACAGATGGCGGCCGACGGCTTCGCCTCGCTGAGCCACGAGGGCGCGGTCGACATCGTCCTGCTGCGCCGGGGCGTCGAAGTGCTGCCCGAGGGCTTCCGCGACCAGCACGCGGCCGGTCTGATCGTCGCCTTCACCGTCGACGACCTCGCGGCGGAGCACGACCGGCTCCGCGCGGCGGGCGTCGAGATCACCATGCCGCTGCGCGAGGAGTCGTGGGGTGAGCGCCTGTTCCAGGTGACGGACCCGAACGGCGTCATCGTCCAGCTCGTCGAGTGGGCGAACTTGTGA